A window of the Flavobacterium sangjuense genome harbors these coding sequences:
- a CDS encoding acyl-CoA thioesterase, protein MKEHQINVRVRYSETDQMSVVYHGNYVPYFEMGRVEWLRNKGISYKSLEENGIALPIVSMTLNYKKPARYDDLLTVITKFKSQTTVKVEFDCEIRNESGELLTTAYFLLVFVDLNSGKPIAPPQYILDVMND, encoded by the coding sequence ATGAAAGAACATCAAATTAATGTTAGAGTACGTTACTCTGAAACCGACCAAATGAGTGTTGTTTACCATGGCAATTATGTGCCTTATTTTGAAATGGGACGCGTGGAATGGCTTAGAAACAAAGGGATTTCGTATAAATCACTTGAGGAGAACGGAATTGCACTTCCAATAGTTTCCATGACTTTAAATTACAAAAAACCAGCACGTTATGATGATTTACTTACAGTGATAACAAAGTTCAAAAGTCAAACGACTGTGAAGGTAGAATTCGATTGCGAAATTCGTAATGAAAGTGGCGAGTTGTTAACAACTGCATATTTTTTGTTAGTTTTTGTGGATCTAAATTCAGGAAAACCTATTGCGCCTCCACAATACATTTTGGATGTTATGAATGATTAA
- the dnaA gene encoding chromosomal replication initiator protein DnaA — MSKTAQSVWENCLLFIKDNIQEQAFKTWFEPIKSVELTDNALYIQVPSKFFYEWLEEHYVKLLKVALTKELGKNAKLLYKIKMENTYGNKQPFTEQLPSAHRSPIKSQDVDAPFKNLNPELKNPFVIPGIRNLKIESQLNPNYSFDNFLEGDSNRLARSAGMAVANKPGGTSFNPLLIFGGVGLGKTHLAHAIGVEIKDKYPEKTVLYISAEVFTQQYIDSVKKNNRNDFIHFYQLIDVLIIDDVQFLSGKTGTQDVFFHIFNYLHQNGKQVILTSDKAPVDMQDIEQRLLSRFKWGLSAELHQPDYETRISILKNILYRDGVEMPDEIIEYVARNIKSNVRELEGAIISLIAQSSFNKKEVTLDLAKNVVEKFVKNVKREISIEYIQKVVSDYFQLDLDTLQSKTRKRHVVQARQLAMFFAKKFTKSSLANIGSQIGDRDHATVLHACKTVDNLVSTDKQFKKFVEDIHKKLSL, encoded by the coding sequence ATGAGCAAAACTGCGCAATCGGTGTGGGAAAACTGTCTGCTATTTATAAAAGACAATATTCAAGAGCAAGCTTTCAAAACTTGGTTTGAACCGATTAAGTCAGTTGAACTAACTGATAACGCTTTATACATTCAGGTTCCAAGCAAATTCTTTTATGAATGGCTTGAAGAACACTATGTGAAATTACTCAAAGTAGCGTTAACTAAAGAACTTGGAAAAAACGCAAAGTTACTCTATAAAATTAAAATGGAGAACACTTACGGAAATAAACAGCCATTTACTGAACAGTTGCCAAGTGCTCACCGCAGTCCAATAAAATCACAAGATGTTGATGCTCCGTTTAAAAACCTAAATCCAGAATTAAAAAATCCTTTTGTAATTCCGGGAATTAGAAACTTAAAAATCGAGTCGCAACTTAATCCAAATTACAGCTTTGACAATTTCCTTGAAGGAGATTCTAACAGATTAGCTCGTTCTGCCGGTATGGCTGTTGCCAACAAACCTGGAGGAACATCATTCAATCCGTTATTGATTTTTGGTGGTGTTGGATTAGGAAAAACCCATTTAGCTCACGCTATTGGAGTTGAAATCAAAGATAAATATCCTGAAAAAACCGTTTTATACATTTCTGCAGAAGTATTCACGCAGCAATACATTGACTCGGTTAAGAAAAATAACAGAAACGATTTTATTCATTTCTATCAGTTGATTGATGTATTGATTATTGATGATGTTCAATTCCTTTCCGGAAAAACAGGAACGCAGGATGTATTCTTCCATATTTTCAATTACTTACATCAAAATGGAAAACAAGTAATTCTTACTTCAGACAAAGCGCCTGTTGACATGCAAGACATCGAACAACGTTTGTTGTCTCGTTTCAAATGGGGTTTATCTGCCGAATTACACCAACCGGATTATGAAACCAGAATTTCTATCTTAAAAAATATTTTGTATCGTGATGGCGTTGAAATGCCTGATGAAATTATAGAATATGTGGCTAGAAACATCAAGTCAAACGTGAGAGAATTAGAAGGTGCTATTATTTCGTTGATTGCTCAATCTTCTTTTAACAAAAAAGAAGTGACTTTAGATTTGGCCAAAAATGTAGTTGAGAAATTTGTCAAAAATGTAAAAAGAGAAATCTCAATTGAATACATTCAAAAAGTTGTTTCTGATTATTTCCAATTAGATTTGGATACTTTACAATCTAAAACCAGAAAGCGCCACGTTGTTCAGGCTCGACAATTAGCCATGTTTTTTGCAAAGAAATTTACTAAGTCTTCTTTGGCAAATATTGGTTCCCAAATTGGAGACAGAGACCACGCTACCGTTCTTCACGCATGCAAAACAGTTGACAACTTAGTTTCGACTGATAAACAATTCAAAAAATTTGTAGAAGATATTCATAAAAAATTATCGCTATAA
- a CDS encoding low molecular weight protein-tyrosine-phosphatase gives MPVKILMVCLGNICRSPLAEGLLAAKLPPNKFIVDSAGTGNYHIGKQPDQRSIMTAQKNGLDITNQKARQFTARDFEEFDYIYVMDNSNYDDVIELAKKEEHKKKVQLILNDLFPGDNVDVPDPYYGLQNGFDMVYEMLDETCNILAKKLIEKHP, from the coding sequence ATGCCCGTTAAGATTTTAATGGTTTGTTTAGGAAACATCTGCCGATCACCATTGGCAGAAGGGCTTCTTGCTGCTAAACTTCCCCCAAATAAATTTATAGTTGACTCCGCCGGGACAGGAAATTACCATATTGGTAAACAACCTGACCAGCGTTCCATTATGACAGCTCAAAAAAACGGCTTAGACATTACCAATCAAAAAGCAAGACAGTTTACAGCCAGAGATTTTGAAGAGTTTGATTATATCTATGTCATGGATAATTCGAATTATGACGATGTGATTGAATTGGCCAAAAAAGAAGAGCACAAAAAGAAAGTGCAATTAATTCTGAATGATTTGTTTCCTGGTGATAATGTAGATGTTCCCGATCCTTATTACGGATTGCAAAATGGTTTTGACATGGTTTATGAAATGCTTGATGAAACTTGCAATATTTTA